In Candidatus Methylomirabilota bacterium, a genomic segment contains:
- a CDS encoding fumarylacetoacetate hydrolase family protein produces MEVRRRPTAVVIADEVRDPQTPEVRTTVNGEQRQRGTPAGVAHGMKPPRYLEPGDVVEMGVTGLGVQKSSVVDR; encoded by the coding sequence GTGGAGGTTCGCCGTCGCCCAACCGCCGTGGTCATCGCTGACGAGGTGCGGGATCCTCAGACCCCGGAGGTCCGGACGACGGTCAACGGCGAACAGCGACAGCGCGGGACGCCGGCCGGCGTCGCTCACGGTATGAAGCCGCCGCGCTATCTCGAGCCGGGCGATGTCGTCGAGATGGGCGTCACCGGGCTCGGCGTGCAGAAGAGCAGCGTCGTCGATCGATAA
- a CDS encoding thiamine pyrophosphate-dependent enzyme — MAKTVADVLWEMLEGAGVKRCYGIVGDALNPVIEALHRNAGIEFIHVRHEEYGVFAAVAEASFTGNPVAVCGTAGPGVTHLINGLMDARKEGVPIIAIAGDVETSLMDTSALEELNPYKFFDVASLYTGRLVNPEQVRPIVNTAILTALVDRGPTVISLPGDIASAAAPVDSYEMARPAPPLYRPSDADLDKLAGMINKAGSVAIFGGDGCRDARDEVIQLAQKLQAPVGYAFRGKQWLEHDNPYAVGMTGLLGYGGAYNAIHGADLLLLLGTDFPFPEFLPKKNVSKVQVDKNPKHIGRRTAVDLGLVGDVKATVAALLTKVNDKTDRRFLDKHLAETREFHELLQHYVDKGPGIKPIRPEFLAATLSALADPDAMFFADTGTPCIWLARHIQGGPNRRLFGSFSWASMANAAPNAFGAQLAFPGRQSIALCGDGGFTMLGLGDLLTQVQRKTPVIQVIFNNESLDFVKIEMQEAGLVPFGVDFKNPNFAKVAEAMGAKGIRIEEPGDVKAGLAEALAHRSGPVVVDAVVDPLALSRPSHVPFHAVKGFTLSFAKQVLSGQMDTVIKTIARNTGLV; from the coding sequence ATGGCAAAGACCGTGGCGGACGTTCTCTGGGAGATGCTGGAGGGAGCCGGTGTCAAGCGCTGCTATGGCATCGTCGGCGATGCGCTCAATCCGGTCATCGAGGCCCTCCATCGCAATGCCGGGATCGAGTTCATCCATGTCCGCCACGAAGAGTACGGTGTCTTCGCCGCGGTGGCCGAGGCCTCCTTCACCGGCAATCCGGTGGCGGTGTGCGGAACGGCAGGTCCGGGCGTCACCCATCTGATCAATGGGCTGATGGATGCGCGGAAAGAGGGTGTGCCGATCATCGCGATCGCCGGCGACGTCGAGACGAGCCTGATGGACACCTCGGCCCTCGAGGAGCTCAATCCGTACAAGTTCTTCGACGTGGCTTCCCTCTACACCGGACGGCTCGTCAACCCGGAGCAGGTGCGGCCCATCGTCAATACGGCCATTCTCACCGCCCTGGTCGACAGGGGGCCCACGGTGATCTCCCTCCCCGGCGACATCGCCTCCGCCGCCGCGCCCGTCGACTCGTACGAGATGGCGCGCCCCGCGCCGCCGCTCTACCGCCCCTCGGACGCGGATCTCGACAAGCTGGCCGGGATGATCAACAAGGCGGGCAGCGTCGCGATCTTCGGGGGCGACGGGTGCCGGGACGCCCGCGACGAAGTGATCCAGCTCGCCCAGAAGCTCCAGGCGCCCGTGGGCTATGCCTTTCGCGGCAAGCAATGGCTCGAGCACGACAACCCCTACGCCGTCGGGATGACGGGACTTCTCGGATACGGCGGCGCCTACAATGCCATTCACGGCGCCGATCTGCTCCTCCTCCTGGGCACCGACTTCCCGTTCCCGGAGTTTCTCCCCAAGAAGAACGTCAGCAAGGTCCAGGTCGACAAGAACCCGAAGCATATCGGCCGGCGCACGGCCGTCGATCTCGGCCTCGTCGGCGACGTCAAGGCGACGGTTGCGGCGCTGCTGACTAAGGTCAACGACAAGACGGACAGGCGCTTCCTGGACAAGCACCTCGCGGAGACGCGGGAGTTTCACGAGCTGCTCCAGCACTATGTGGACAAAGGCCCAGGCATCAAGCCCATACGCCCGGAGTTTCTGGCGGCAACGCTGAGCGCGCTGGCCGACCCGGACGCCATGTTCTTCGCGGACACGGGCACGCCGTGCATCTGGCTCGCCCGACACATCCAGGGCGGGCCGAACCGCCGCCTCTTCGGCTCTTTCTCCTGGGCCTCGATGGCGAACGCCGCCCCCAATGCGTTCGGCGCACAGCTGGCATTCCCCGGCCGGCAGTCGATCGCGCTGTGCGGAGACGGCGGCTTCACGATGCTGGGCCTGGGCGACCTGCTGACCCAGGTGCAGCGAAAGACGCCGGTGATCCAGGTCATCTTCAACAATGAGTCGCTCGACTTCGTCAAGATCGAGATGCAGGAGGCCGGCCTCGTGCCCTTCGGCGTGGACTTCAAGAACCCGAACTTCGCCAAGGTGGCGGAGGCGATGGGCGCGAAGGGCATCCGCATCGAGGAGCCGGGCGATGTCAAGGCGGGTCTCGCGGAGGCCCTCGCCCACCGCAGCGGGCCGGTCGTCGTCGACGCGGTCGTCGATCCGCTCGCGCTCTCGAGGCCGTCGCATGTTCCCTTCCATGCCGTGAAGGGCTTCACGCTCAGCTTCGCGAAGCAGGTGCTCAGCGGTCAGATGGACACGGTGATCAAGACGATAGCGCGCAATACCGGGCTGGTCTGA
- a CDS encoding FAD-dependent oxidoreductase — translation MTIETDVLIIGGGIAGASAAYHLAARGRRVVVLDRGEIASGASGVNAGAIDSVGWGETRDLQTHLTAGSVELFETVQTDLGEDIEFRRSGALQAIHTPEQYDFTRDRVAALRARGHAVELLTIREARSLEPALSPALLGAMYSPLRSQADPGKATRAFAALAERRGARVLTHHEVTGITPRPAAGYAVRTAQGDVVAGAVVIAAGAWCGRIGAMLDLDIPIVPVRGQMWATAPEPGRVFQTISAAESALAWHRDRGGAPPDLTHRDGARVTRHLYGRQRRNGEIIFGGDRELIGWETTQNLAGIEVNRGHAISVLPFLAALPIARTWAGLMPFPLDGKPLIGGIPARKDLWIVSGLASSGFGRGPMAGKLLADSLHTGTPAPVLSEADPARCVREHARR, via the coding sequence GTGACGATCGAGACGGACGTCCTCATCATCGGTGGCGGCATCGCCGGCGCCTCCGCCGCGTATCACCTCGCCGCCCGGGGCCGCCGCGTCGTCGTGCTCGACCGTGGCGAGATCGCGTCGGGCGCCTCCGGGGTGAACGCGGGGGCCATCGATTCGGTCGGCTGGGGCGAGACGCGGGATCTCCAGACACACCTCACCGCGGGCAGCGTCGAGCTTTTCGAGACGGTGCAGACCGACCTCGGCGAGGACATCGAGTTCCGGCGCTCGGGCGCGCTCCAGGCGATTCACACGCCCGAGCAGTACGACTTCACGCGCGACCGCGTGGCCGCGCTTCGCGCGCGCGGCCACGCGGTCGAGCTGCTGACGATCCGCGAGGCCCGGAGTCTGGAGCCCGCGCTCTCACCGGCGCTCCTCGGGGCCATGTATTCACCGCTCCGCTCGCAGGCCGACCCCGGCAAGGCCACGCGGGCCTTCGCCGCCCTCGCCGAGCGCCGGGGAGCGCGCGTTCTCACGCATCACGAGGTGACGGGGATCACGCCGCGCCCGGCGGCGGGCTACGCGGTCCGCACCGCGCAGGGCGACGTGGTGGCGGGAGCGGTGGTGATCGCCGCCGGCGCCTGGTGCGGTCGAATCGGCGCGATGCTCGACCTGGACATCCCGATCGTCCCCGTCCGCGGCCAGATGTGGGCGACCGCACCCGAGCCGGGGCGCGTCTTCCAGACCATCTCCGCGGCGGAGTCCGCGCTGGCCTGGCACCGTGATCGGGGCGGCGCTCCGCCCGATCTCACGCATCGCGATGGAGCGCGCGTGACCCGCCACCTCTACGGTCGGCAGCGACGAAACGGCGAGATCATCTTCGGCGGCGATCGGGAGCTGATCGGCTGGGAGACGACACAGAATCTGGCGGGCATCGAGGTGAACCGCGGCCACGCGATCTCGGTGTTGCCGTTCCTGGCCGCGCTGCCGATCGCGCGGACCTGGGCGGGGCTCATGCCCTTCCCGCTCGACGGCAAGCCGCTCATCGGCGGCATCCCGGCACGGAAGGATCTCTGGATCGTGAGCGGGCTGGCTTCGTCGGGCTTCGGGCGCGGGCCCATGGCCGGCAAGCTCCTGGCGGATTCCCTCCATACGGGCACGCCGGCGCCCGTGCTGAGCGAGGCCGATCCCGCCCGCTGCGTCCGCGAACACGCACGCCGCTGA